One Candidatus Omnitrophota bacterium DNA segment encodes these proteins:
- a CDS encoding C4-type zinc ribbon domain-containing protein has protein sequence MTIADLKSQIIGLVKLQKLDGQIYALNNEKLAKPQEVKTLETSFESKKQGLAELEKKSLELQKQRKEKELELAANAETVKKLQGQLYSLKTNKEFQTMQQQIADTKADGSVIEEKILISFEESDKIKAQIADEDLKLKEEEKIFSGEKKRVELRLKEIEGNLSQLEAQRKQLIPDIDLKILLEYERILHSRNGLAIVKVADNSCAGCHMLLPPQVINLIKMYEHIITCEMCNRILYIEE, from the coding sequence TTGACTATAGCTGATTTGAAGTCGCAGATAATTGGTTTAGTAAAACTTCAGAAGTTAGACGGCCAGATCTATGCTCTAAACAATGAAAAGCTAGCTAAGCCTCAAGAGGTCAAGACATTAGAAACCTCCTTTGAAAGCAAAAAACAAGGTTTGGCTGAGCTTGAAAAAAAATCTTTGGAGTTGCAAAAACAGCGTAAGGAAAAGGAACTTGAACTTGCAGCTAACGCTGAAACAGTAAAGAAGCTACAGGGCCAGCTCTATTCTTTAAAGACAAATAAAGAATTTCAAACTATGCAACAGCAAATTGCAGATACCAAGGCTGACGGATCAGTAATCGAGGAAAAGATTCTTATCTCTTTTGAAGAATCAGATAAAATTAAAGCACAAATCGCTGATGAAGATTTAAAATTAAAAGAAGAAGAAAAGATTTTTTCTGGAGAAAAAAAGAGGGTAGAGTTACGGTTAAAAGAAATTGAGGGTAATTTAAGCCAATTAGAGGCTCAAAGAAAACAGCTTATTCCTGACATTGACCTAAAGATACTGTTAGAGTATGAACGTATCCTGCATAGTCGTAACGGATTGGCTATTGTAAAAGTTGCAGACAATTCTTGTGCTGGTTGCCATATGCTATTGCCTCCACAAGTAATTAATTTAATTAAGATGTATGAACATATTATTACCTGTGAAATGTGCAACCGTATTCTTTATATTGAAGAATGA
- a CDS encoding YebC/PmpR family DNA-binding transcriptional regulator, producing MSGHSKWKTNKGKKGIADAKRGATFTKIIKELVVVARDGGGNPDSNPRLRAIMQKAKEANMPSDNVKMAIKRGTGELPGVVYEAVMYEAYGPGGVAILVDSLTDNKNRTTAELRNLMSKRGGNMAGAGAVSWIFTQKGYISVTKDKIKEDELMNIVLDAGAEDMKHDDNFYEIFTSIQDLEKVKAALQEKGIKWEDAELTMIPSSTIKVTGNEAKQVLALIESLEEHDDVQQVYANFDIPDEILDEVASEE from the coding sequence ATGTCAGGTCATTCGAAATGGAAGACAAATAAGGGTAAAAAAGGTATTGCCGACGCAAAAAGAGGCGCAACCTTTACTAAAATTATCAAAGAACTCGTTGTAGTTGCTAGGGATGGAGGGGGTAATCCCGATTCTAATCCTCGTCTGCGGGCAATAATGCAAAAGGCTAAAGAGGCAAATATGCCTTCGGATAATGTGAAGATGGCAATAAAGAGAGGAACCGGAGAACTTCCAGGTGTAGTCTATGAGGCGGTAATGTATGAAGCTTACGGTCCTGGAGGCGTGGCGATTTTGGTTGATTCTCTTACTGATAATAAAAACCGAACTACCGCTGAGTTGCGTAATCTTATGTCAAAAAGAGGGGGAAATATGGCGGGGGCAGGTGCGGTAAGCTGGATATTTACTCAAAAAGGTTATATTTCAGTTACTAAAGATAAGATTAAAGAAGATGAATTGATGAATATTGTTTTGGATGCGGGCGCCGAAGATATGAAGCACGATGACAATTTTTATGAAATTTTTACATCCATTCAAGACCTGGAAAAAGTAAAGGCTGCTCTGCAAGAAAAAGGGATTAAGTGGGAAGATGCTGAATTAACTATGATTCCTTCCTCTACGATTAAAGTTACTGGGAATGAAGCAAAACAGGTTTTGGCTTTGATAGAATCGCTGGAAGAGCACGATGACGTTCAACAGGTTTATGCTAATTTTGATATTCCAGATGAAATTTTGGATGAGGTTGCTTCAGAGGAATGA
- the ruvC gene encoding crossover junction endodeoxyribonuclease RuvC, which yields MIIIGIDPALAISGYGVIQVKGAALALIEAGIIQTSAKEPAEKRLDKIYRGVLKLISDMHADCLVLEKIYSHYKHPATACILGQARGVICLAAASKNIPLFEYSATRIKKSIVGKGLASKAQVQAMIVHTLGLKTLPSHMDVTDALALAIAHNYINRSKI from the coding sequence ATGATTATTATAGGGATTGACCCTGCCCTAGCTATCAGCGGCTATGGTGTTATTCAGGTTAAGGGAGCAGCCCTAGCTTTAATTGAAGCGGGTATAATTCAAACCTCGGCAAAAGAGCCAGCTGAAAAAAGACTAGATAAAATCTATCGCGGAGTACTTAAATTAATCAGCGATATGCACGCAGATTGTTTGGTGCTTGAAAAAATATATTCACATTATAAACATCCGGCAACTGCTTGTATTTTGGGACAAGCCAGAGGGGTTATTTGTTTGGCAGCAGCTTCCAAAAATATACCTCTTTTTGAATATAGCGCAACACGTATAAAGAAATCAATAGTGGGAAAAGGCTTGGCTTCTAAGGCTCAGGTACAGGCGATGATTGTCCATACATTAGGATTAAAAACTTTACCATCTCATATGGATGTCACCGACGCCTTGGCGTTAGCTATAGCGCATAATTATATTAACCGCTCAAAAATATGA
- a CDS encoding OB-fold domain-containing protein codes for MISRITGKVLEKGLNYLILDLGGLSYEVFIPACVMQGIDKSINPDGPVSLLTYHYYQVEQSKSTPILIGFLNQVEKDFFEIFITVSGIGPKAALKALNQPISLIAKAIDEGDLVYLKSLPGIGEQRAKEIVAKLQNKVGKFGLIQDQDTPAKIISKNISEEALDVLLQLQYKRSEALGMIKKVLSANSQVNTTEDLLNLVYKQKCLVK; via the coding sequence ATGATTTCTAGAATTACAGGAAAAGTTTTAGAAAAAGGCCTTAACTATTTAATTCTGGATTTAGGCGGGTTAAGTTATGAGGTTTTTATACCTGCCTGTGTCATGCAAGGAATCGATAAGTCAATCAATCCGGATGGCCCAGTATCCTTACTAACTTATCATTATTATCAGGTAGAACAATCAAAAAGTACTCCGATTTTAATTGGATTTCTAAATCAAGTTGAAAAAGATTTTTTTGAAATTTTTATTACTGTATCCGGTATTGGCCCGAAAGCAGCTTTAAAAGCACTAAATCAACCGATATCATTGATAGCTAAGGCTATAGATGAAGGGGATTTGGTTTATTTAAAGTCTCTGCCTGGTATTGGTGAACAAAGAGCCAAGGAGATTGTGGCTAAATTACAAAATAAAGTAGGTAAATTCGGCCTTATCCAGGATCAAGATACCCCAGCTAAGATTATATCAAAAAACATATCTGAAGAGGCCCTGGATGTCTTGCTGCAATTGCAATACAAGAGATCGGAGGCCCTGGGAATGATTAAAAAAGTTCTGTCGGCTAATTCACAAGTTAACACTACTGAAGACCTCTTAAATTTGGTCTATAAACAAAAATGCCTGGTGAAGTAA
- the scpB gene encoding SMC-Scp complex subunit ScpB, whose protein sequence is MEENNLKSAVEALIFASEKPITLEQIKKVLEIPDNDSINKIIEELKTEYIAQNRGIRVTEVAGGFQMITSNIFAPFLKKLFKNRYNDKLSKQALESLAIIAYKQPLTKVEIESLRNVNIDGVMKSLLEKNLIRICGRKKIPGRPYVFGTTREFLEHFGLKSLQDLPKIEDFTVLAQQKQEENIEPIIQEDLEVKNEPRQIA, encoded by the coding sequence ATGGAAGAGAATAATTTAAAATCTGCTGTTGAAGCTTTAATTTTTGCATCCGAAAAACCAATTACTCTTGAACAAATAAAAAAGGTTTTGGAAATTCCGGATAATGACAGCATAAATAAGATTATCGAAGAATTAAAAACCGAGTATATAGCGCAAAACCGGGGTATCCGTGTAACAGAAGTTGCGGGAGGTTTTCAGATGATTACCTCTAATATCTTTGCGCCCTTTCTGAAGAAACTCTTTAAAAACCGTTATAATGATAAACTATCAAAGCAGGCTCTGGAAAGCTTGGCCATTATTGCATATAAACAGCCTTTAACCAAGGTAGAGATAGAGTCTCTAAGAAACGTCAATATTGACGGTGTAATGAAGAGTTTATTGGAAAAGAATTTAATTCGTATATGTGGGAGAAAAAAGATCCCTGGTAGGCCATATGTATTTGGGACTACTCGGGAATTTCTTGAACATTTTGGATTAAAGTCTCTTCAGGATCTCCCTAAAATTGAAGATTTTACGGTTTTGGCTCAGCAAAAACAAGAAGAGAATATCGAGCCGATTATTCAAGAAGATTTGGAGGTTAAAAATGAGCCTAGGCAAATTGCGTAA
- the pheA gene encoding prephenate dehydratase has product MSLGKLRKEIDQLDRKLIALLNLRVEATKKIGRIKIDTGKSIYTPEREMDVLKKVGSLNRGPLKKGALEAIYREIMSAGLALERVLKIAYMGPEASFSNLAALKRFGSQMEYIACGSIPEVFLDVERDAADYGVVPVENSIEGAVTHTLDMLVDSDLLICAQVNLDVSHNLLANCPKHKILKVYSNPQVFGQCRIWLKKNLPNAHLIDVSSTTYAAQVAKKEKNSASIASLLASKVYGLKVISYGIQDTLHNITRFLVVGKNPAKPTGHDKTSLLFSIKDRVGALYEMLLPFRKYGVNLTKIESRPSKKKAWEYYFFVDISGHKDDLKIKKALNELERRCTYLKILGSYPQG; this is encoded by the coding sequence ATGAGCCTAGGCAAATTGCGTAAAGAGATTGACCAGCTTGATCGTAAATTAATTGCTTTATTGAATTTACGTGTTGAGGCAACTAAAAAAATTGGCAGAATTAAGATTGATACTGGTAAAAGTATTTATACTCCTGAAAGAGAGATGGATGTTTTGAAAAAAGTCGGCAGCTTAAATCGTGGGCCTTTAAAAAAGGGGGCACTTGAAGCGATTTACCGGGAGATTATGTCTGCAGGCCTTGCCCTGGAAAGAGTTTTAAAAATTGCCTATATGGGGCCGGAAGCTTCTTTTAGTAATTTGGCGGCTTTGAAAAGATTCGGTTCACAGATGGAATATATCGCTTGTGGTAGTATTCCGGAAGTATTTTTAGATGTAGAAAGGGATGCTGCTGATTATGGGGTAGTTCCGGTAGAAAATTCCATTGAGGGTGCAGTAACTCATACTTTGGATATGTTGGTAGATTCAGATCTATTAATTTGTGCCCAAGTAAATCTAGATGTATCGCATAATTTATTAGCTAATTGTCCGAAGCACAAAATTCTAAAAGTTTATTCAAACCCGCAAGTTTTTGGGCAATGCCGTATTTGGCTCAAGAAAAATCTACCTAATGCGCATTTGATTGATGTATCTAGCACAACTTATGCGGCCCAGGTAGCAAAAAAGGAGAAGAATAGTGCGTCTATTGCTTCGCTATTAGCCTCAAAGGTTTATGGTTTAAAAGTAATATCTTATGGAATCCAGGATACTTTACATAATATTACACGATTTCTTGTAGTTGGTAAAAATCCTGCAAAACCTACGGGACATGATAAGACATCGCTGCTTTTTTCGATTAAGGACCGGGTAGGTGCTTTATATGAGATGCTTCTGCCTTTCCGTAAATATGGGGTTAATCTTACTAAAATTGAATCACGTCCGTCAAAAAAGAAGGCTTGGGAATATTATTTCTTTGTGGATATTTCAGGCCACAAAGATGACCTAAAAATAAAGAAGGCACTGAATGAATTAGAGCGTCGATGCACTTACTTGAAAATTTTAGGTTCTTACCCACAAGGATAA
- the hisC gene encoding histidinol-phosphate transaminase has product MKELIRKSIVNVKPYTPGKPIEETKRQLGLSQVFKLASNENPLGPSPKAVRAMKKCLLQVNRYPDAQGFYLKKRLSEYFGLVPENFVLGNGSDELIDVLIKTFVESDENIVTADTTFLEYEIIARINERRVKKAPLSYFKYDLGAILKLVDKKTKLVFIANPNNPTGTYVTKNEVERFLNALPKHVVVVFDEAYNAFIDVNDYPDSLNFLKRKKRIVILQTFSKAYGLAGLRLGYAIAQPELVSYMERVRQPFNVNSLAQAAGIAAIGDKNFLKKTRKITLEGKDFIYQNLSQMGLGYVPSVANFILIDMGMDGLKVFREMLKFGVIVRDMNQYGLRNFIRLTIGTQKENQRSMQILRKILTPRACKVSRGYALVARRQAK; this is encoded by the coding sequence GTGAAAGAGTTAATACGAAAAAGCATTGTGAATGTTAAACCTTATACTCCCGGTAAGCCTATCGAAGAGACTAAGAGGCAACTGGGATTAAGCCAGGTTTTTAAGCTTGCCTCTAATGAAAACCCATTGGGCCCTTCGCCAAAAGCAGTCAGGGCAATGAAAAAATGCCTGTTACAAGTTAACCGTTATCCAGATGCCCAAGGTTTTTATTTAAAAAAACGGCTTAGTGAATATTTCGGGTTAGTACCAGAGAATTTTGTTTTAGGTAATGGTTCCGATGAGCTCATTGATGTGTTAATCAAAACCTTCGTCGAATCAGATGAGAATATTGTTACCGCCGACACCACTTTTTTAGAATATGAGATTATTGCCCGGATCAATGAGCGTAGAGTTAAAAAAGCCCCACTTAGTTATTTTAAGTATGATTTAGGGGCCATTTTAAAATTGGTAGATAAAAAAACAAAATTGGTTTTTATTGCTAATCCCAATAATCCTACAGGAACGTATGTTACTAAAAATGAGGTTGAGAGGTTTTTAAATGCCCTTCCTAAGCATGTTGTGGTGGTTTTTGATGAAGCCTACAATGCCTTCATAGATGTTAATGATTACCCGGATAGCTTAAATTTTTTAAAACGTAAAAAAAGAATCGTTATTCTGCAAACATTCTCTAAGGCTTATGGCTTGGCCGGTTTACGTTTAGGTTATGCGATTGCACAACCGGAATTAGTTTCCTACATGGAACGAGTCAGGCAACCATTTAATGTCAATAGCCTAGCCCAAGCAGCAGGAATAGCTGCGATAGGGGATAAAAATTTTCTTAAAAAAACGCGTAAGATAACCCTGGAGGGCAAGGATTTTATTTACCAAAATTTATCTCAAATGGGATTGGGTTATGTTCCTTCGGTTGCTAATTTTATCCTGATAGATATGGGGATGGATGGTTTAAAGGTTTTTAGAGAGATGCTTAAATTCGGAGTAATTGTCCGGGATATGAACCAATATGGATTGAGAAATTTTATTCGACTGACTATCGGCACTCAAAAAGAAAACCAAAGATCCATGCAAATTTTAAGAAAAATTTTAACACCCCGTGCTTGTAAGGTATCGCGCGGGTATGCCCTTGTGGCAAGGAGACAGGCCAAATGA
- the aroF gene encoding 3-deoxy-7-phosphoheptulonate synthase → MIIVLKPEATQAQVDHIIDKVKALGLTPHVSKGSKRTIIGVIGPEDLLRVTPLEVFPGVENVIPVLSPFRLVSREFKKEDSIIELGRGVKIGGIEIVAMAGPCTIENIDSLFTIAKEVKKAGATVLRGGAFKPRTSPYSFQGLGRAGLQMLREVGNELGMVTVSEVMDPRDVSLVADYVDVLQIGCRNMQNFNLLKEVGATKKPVLLKRGMASTIKDMLMSAEYILSAGNFSVILCERGIRTFEDSTRNTLDISAVPVTKQLSHLPIIVDPSHAAGKWGLVPALAKAAVAAGADGLIIEVHNHPEEAVSDGAQSLIPDRFLELMVQLKDIANCIGRKFNESV, encoded by the coding sequence ATGATTATTGTCTTAAAACCTGAGGCAACACAAGCACAAGTAGATCATATTATCGATAAAGTTAAAGCATTAGGTTTAACGCCCCATGTTTCTAAGGGATCAAAGAGGACTATTATTGGCGTTATCGGTCCGGAGGACCTATTAAGGGTTACTCCTTTAGAGGTTTTTCCGGGAGTAGAGAATGTTATACCAGTACTTTCGCCGTTTAGATTAGTCTCCAGAGAATTTAAAAAAGAGGATTCAATAATCGAGCTTGGCCGGGGCGTAAAAATCGGGGGGATAGAAATAGTCGCTATGGCCGGACCCTGTACCATTGAAAATATTGATAGTTTATTTACGATTGCTAAAGAAGTAAAGAAAGCCGGTGCAACTGTGCTTCGTGGCGGAGCTTTTAAGCCCAGGACATCTCCTTATAGTTTTCAAGGATTAGGTAGGGCCGGTCTACAGATGCTACGAGAGGTAGGGAATGAACTAGGGATGGTTACAGTCAGTGAAGTAATGGATCCTAGGGATGTAAGTTTAGTTGCTGATTACGTAGATGTCCTGCAAATTGGCTGCCGTAATATGCAAAATTTTAATCTTTTAAAAGAGGTAGGCGCAACTAAAAAACCTGTACTTTTAAAACGAGGCATGGCTTCTACAATTAAGGATATGTTAATGTCTGCTGAATATATTTTAAGCGCTGGTAATTTTTCAGTAATTCTTTGTGAGAGAGGAATCCGTACATTTGAAGATTCTACTCGTAATACTTTAGATATAAGCGCAGTCCCCGTAACAAAACAACTTTCGCATTTACCGATAATCGTTGATCCGTCCCATGCAGCCGGTAAATGGGGTCTGGTGCCTGCTTTAGCTAAAGCAGCTGTTGCAGCAGGCGCAGATGGCTTGATTATTGAAGTACACAACCATCCCGAAGAGGCTGTCTCCGATGGAGCGCAATCACTTATTCCGGATAGATTCCTTGAACTTATGGTCCAGCTTAAAGATATTGCTAATTGCATAGGAAGAAAATTTAATGAGAGTGTTTGA
- a CDS encoding prephenate dehydrogenase, which translates to MRVFDKVVIIGTGLIGASLGLDLKKRRLVGQITGLSRHNKNAYFSKKMGAVDQAVTSLDAVQDADLVILATPVDTIIDIGLKIAKKIKRGCIVIDVGSSKENIVFELSKVIPNFIGCHPMAGSEKRGAFNLQAGIFNGSVCIITPNSLTNNSALNKIRLFWRRLGSRIVVLSPEKHDQILALTSHLPHAIAFSLINTIPDEFLNLSSGGLKDSTRIAASDNDLWSQIFLSNRRNLLDALLTFQAKLNILKLALRNKNKKLLSKFLGLAREKRKKLK; encoded by the coding sequence ATGAGAGTGTTTGATAAAGTTGTAATTATTGGCACAGGGCTAATCGGAGCATCCTTAGGGCTAGACTTAAAGAAAAGGCGTTTGGTAGGCCAAATTACGGGCTTAAGCCGTCACAACAAGAATGCTTACTTTTCTAAAAAAATGGGAGCTGTTGACCAAGCAGTCACATCTTTGGATGCCGTGCAAGATGCTGATTTAGTTATATTAGCTACCCCAGTTGATACAATTATTGATATTGGATTAAAAATAGCAAAGAAAATAAAAAGAGGCTGTATCGTTATTGATGTCGGAAGCAGTAAAGAAAATATTGTATTTGAATTAAGCAAAGTAATCCCAAATTTTATCGGCTGTCATCCAATGGCTGGTTCGGAAAAGCGCGGGGCTTTTAATCTTCAAGCAGGTATTTTCAACGGTTCGGTTTGCATTATTACTCCCAATTCATTAACTAATAATAGTGCATTGAATAAAATAAGGTTGTTTTGGAGAAGGTTAGGATCGCGGATAGTTGTCCTTAGCCCAGAAAAACACGATCAGATTTTAGCACTTACCAGCCACCTGCCGCATGCAATAGCATTTTCTTTAATAAATACGATTCCGGATGAATTTTTAAACTTAAGCTCTGGTGGTTTAAAGGATTCTACCCGCATTGCTGCTTCGGATAACGATCTCTGGAGCCAAATATTTTTAAGTAACCGTCGTAATTTACTGGATGCACTTTTGACCTTCCAGGCAAAACTCAATATCTTAAAACTTGCCTTAAGAAACAAAAATAAAAAACTTTTATCAAAATTCCTCGGGTTGGCCAGGGAAAAGCGGAAGAAATTAAAATGA
- the cmk gene encoding (d)CMP kinase, with the protein MIIAVDGPSGAGKSTVARILAKRLGFLYIDTGAMYRALTLKVLENNIPVADEKKIFELACSTKIDLQSNPDGSLKVILDGRDISLDIRKPKITQFVSDIAKIKDVRQILVKLQREFGQRGECVLDGRDIGTVVFPCAQKKFFIDASAQERVNRRFKELRGLGQNVSEDDVAKDLANRDKIDSTREASPLRKAIDAIYIDTTKLSIEQVVDKMAEYIG; encoded by the coding sequence ATGATTATTGCTGTTGATGGGCCAAGCGGCGCAGGGAAAAGTACAGTTGCCAGAATCCTGGCCAAAAGGCTAGGTTTTCTTTATATTGATACTGGCGCAATGTATAGGGCTTTAACCCTAAAAGTTTTAGAGAATAACATACCAGTAGCTGATGAAAAGAAAATCTTTGAACTTGCCTGTTCGACAAAAATAGACCTGCAGAGTAACCCAGATGGTTCACTAAAGGTTATCTTGGATGGTAGAGATATCTCTTTGGATATTCGCAAGCCAAAAATTACTCAATTTGTTTCTGATATAGCTAAGATAAAGGATGTACGCCAGATACTGGTTAAATTACAAAGAGAATTTGGCCAAAGAGGTGAGTGTGTTTTAGATGGCAGAGATATTGGTACGGTAGTTTTTCCTTGCGCCCAAAAGAAATTTTTTATTGACGCATCCGCACAGGAGAGGGTAAACCGCCGTTTTAAAGAATTAAGAGGTTTAGGGCAAAATGTTTCAGAGGATGATGTTGCTAAAGATTTAGCTAACCGTGATAAAATCGATTCTACTCGAGAAGCATCACCTTTACGTAAGGCAATAGATGCAATTTATATTGATACTACCAAGCTTTCTATCGAACAGGTAGTAGATAAAATGGCTGAATATATAGGATAA
- the lepA gene encoding translation elongation factor 4 yields MDKALLRNFSIIAHIDHGKSTLADRILEITGAVDIRHKGDQLLDDMELEKERGITIKASMVRLNYFSKKFNKEYILNLIDTPGHVDFTYEVSKSLAACEGAVLVIDAGQGIEAQTVGNYYLALENNLNVIPVINKVDLISADVPRVKLQVETVLGFKEEEIILASAKEGTGVIEILDRIIETIPAPAGKIENPLKALIFDCRFDAFKGVVVFVKVIDGQISPKTQLKMFHAGKIYKIEELGVFKDLKYSAVDLLTCGEVGYFTANLRDPREVVIGDTITDPKNPCDQALPGYRKLKPLVFCGIYPVNPADFPQLRDAMDKLKLSDASFVFEPENSQSFGTGFRCGFLGLLHMEIVQERLEREYNLNLILTVPNVVYRIKTKSGEVIEVDTPAKLCASSDIEESLEPYASLLMIVPVDSIEAVCDFTKSRRGIFVSNEYLGEDRVKVVFSIPLSEIIVDFYDRIKSITRGYGSMDYEVKEYLPTKLVKLDILLNGQICDAFSSLMFKEKAVSRAHLLVGKLRELIPRQLFEVSIQAAVGSQILASEKVRCVGKHATSKCSGGDITRKRKLWETQKKGKKRLKQFGKVEIPQEAFLEVLKI; encoded by the coding sequence ATGGATAAAGCCCTCCTGAGAAATTTTTCAATCATTGCCCATATTGACCATGGTAAATCCACTTTAGCTGACCGGATATTGGAGATAACCGGAGCAGTAGATATACGCCATAAGGGAGACCAGCTTCTTGATGATATGGAGCTAGAGAAAGAACGGGGAATTACTATAAAAGCTTCAATGGTCAGATTAAATTATTTTTCCAAAAAATTTAATAAGGAATATATCCTGAATCTCATTGATACTCCGGGCCATGTTGATTTTACTTATGAAGTCTCCAAATCTCTTGCTGCTTGTGAAGGAGCAGTTCTTGTGATAGATGCCGGGCAGGGCATAGAGGCGCAGACCGTGGGAAATTATTATCTGGCTTTAGAAAATAACCTCAATGTAATTCCGGTGATCAATAAAGTCGATTTGATTTCCGCAGATGTTCCCCGGGTAAAATTACAGGTTGAAACCGTTTTAGGTTTTAAGGAAGAAGAGATTATTTTGGCTTCCGCAAAAGAGGGAACAGGCGTTATTGAAATTTTAGACAGGATTATCGAAACTATACCGGCTCCGGCTGGCAAAATAGAAAACCCACTTAAGGCTTTAATTTTTGATTGCCGTTTCGATGCTTTTAAAGGAGTAGTTGTTTTTGTTAAGGTTATAGACGGACAGATTTCCCCTAAAACCCAATTAAAGATGTTCCATGCCGGTAAAATCTATAAAATTGAAGAACTGGGAGTGTTTAAAGACCTAAAATATTCAGCAGTAGATTTGTTAACGTGTGGAGAAGTTGGTTACTTCACGGCTAATCTTCGTGATCCACGCGAGGTGGTCATTGGAGATACAATTACTGACCCCAAAAATCCTTGCGATCAGGCTCTGCCTGGTTACCGTAAATTAAAACCTCTTGTGTTTTGCGGTATCTATCCGGTAAATCCAGCTGATTTTCCTCAGTTACGCGATGCCATGGATAAATTAAAGCTTTCTGATGCTTCATTTGTGTTTGAGCCTGAAAATTCCCAGTCATTCGGAACTGGTTTTCGCTGTGGATTCTTGGGCCTTTTACATATGGAGATTGTCCAAGAGAGGCTTGAGCGTGAATATAATTTGAACCTTATTCTTACCGTCCCCAATGTAGTCTACCGTATAAAAACAAAATCCGGTGAAGTAATAGAAGTAGATACTCCTGCTAAACTTTGTGCATCTAGCGATATTGAGGAATCCCTGGAGCCATATGCTAGTTTGCTTATGATAGTTCCGGTTGATTCTATTGAAGCAGTTTGTGATTTTACCAAATCGCGCAGAGGAATATTTGTTTCCAATGAATACTTGGGTGAAGATCGTGTGAAAGTTGTCTTCTCCATACCGCTTTCCGAAATAATCGTTGATTTCTATGATCGCATAAAGTCAATTACTCGTGGTTATGGTTCCATGGATTATGAGGTAAAAGAATACTTGCCAACAAAACTGGTAAAACTTGATATCCTGCTTAATGGCCAGATCTGTGATGCCTTTTCCTCACTGATGTTTAAAGAAAAAGCTGTCTCAAGAGCCCATCTTTTAGTCGGGAAATTAAGAGAATTAATCCCCCGCCAGCTATTCGAAGTGAGTATACAGGCAGCAGTAGGAAGCCAGATTTTGGCTTCTGAAAAAGTACGTTGCGTAGGCAAACATGCTACAAGTAAATGTTCCGGAGGAGATATTACACGTAAGCGTAAACTTTGGGAGACTCAAAAAAAGGGGAAGAAGCGGTTAAAACAGTTCGGTAAAGTTGAAATACCGCAAGAAGCATTTTTGGAGGTATTAAAAATATGA
- the lepB gene encoding signal peptidase I, translating to MSLKKKSVLRDWIESIVVAFLLAMVIRAFLIQAFKIPTGSMRMTLIEGDLILVNKFIYGAKIPLTNWRLPALRQPKRGDVIVFIYPEDKKKDFIKRLVGLPGETIEIKGGSIYVNDKPAIEPIFNQIYYYNRGEFASEGEKIIVPKDSYFVLGDNSTSSKDSRYWGFVPKEDLLGQALIVYWPPQRIRVIK from the coding sequence ATGAGTTTAAAAAAGAAATCCGTTTTACGAGATTGGATTGAATCAATCGTAGTCGCTTTTTTACTGGCGATGGTTATCCGCGCTTTCCTGATCCAGGCTTTTAAGATTCCTACAGGTTCAATGCGTATGACCTTGATTGAAGGCGATCTTATTCTGGTAAACAAGTTTATTTATGGTGCAAAAATTCCTCTTACTAACTGGCGCCTTCCTGCTTTAAGGCAGCCTAAACGCGGGGATGTAATTGTTTTTATTTATCCTGAAGACAAGAAGAAGGATTTTATAAAAAGGTTAGTTGGCTTGCCGGGTGAGACAATTGAGATTAAAGGTGGATCCATTTATGTAAATGATAAACCGGCTATTGAGCCAATTTTTAACCAGATTTATTATTACAATAGAGGAGAGTTTGCTTCTGAAGGAGAAAAGATTATCGTTCCCAAAGACAGTTATTTTGTGTTAGGAGATAATTCCACTTCTTCCAAAGACAGCCGCTATTGGGGATTTGTTCCCAAAGAAGACCTTTTAGGACAGGCCTTAATCGTTTATTGGCCTCCGCAACGCATAAGGGTAATTAAATAA